One window from the genome of Spirosoma rhododendri encodes:
- the mutS gene encoding DNA mismatch repair protein MutS has product MKTAAPAKPSAKKNETPLNRQYNQIKAKYPGALLLFRVGDFYETFGEDAVRASKILGITLTKRNNGGSNEELAGFPHHSLDTHLPKLVRAGERVAICDQLEDPALAKGIVRRGVTELVTPGVSYNDNVLDTRRNNYLAAVHFGKGDDEFGVSFLDISTGEFLASQGNAAYVDKLLQSFNPSEVLYCKRNRQEFGALFGDKFHTYTLEDWAFTYDFGYNFLRQHFQTTSLKGFGIEGLPDGVIAAGVILYYLNETEHKDLQHITRVTRLEEDRYVWLDRFTIRNLELTAAQQEGGVPLIQILDQTVTPMGARLLRKWLSLPLKEKALIDERLNMVDLLVQDPDLADTMVGHLRQIGDLERLVSKVAVRRINPRELLQLKRSLQHVLPIKEMLITALTQTESGSLKKYADQLNPVAFLIDRIEAELREDPPTLSNQGGMIKQGINAELDELTAIAYSGKDYLVQLQEREIERTGITSLKISYNKVFGYYLEVTHAHKNRVPEDWIRKQTLVNAERYVTPELKEYEEKILNAEEQIFQIEARMFGELVLSAGEYVGAIQQNARALSVLDVLSSFARVAVKNKYVRPDISESKVLNIKDGRHPVIEQQLPPGEPYIPNDIYLDDETQQIIIITGPNMAGKSALLRQTALIVLMAQSGSFVPASSAEIGLVDKIFTRVGASDNLSRGESTFMVEMTETASILNNLSERSLVLMDEIGRGTSTYDGVSIAWAITEYLHNKTDCRPKTLFATHYHELNDLAADNPRIKNFNVAVKEMGNKVIFLRKLKEGGSEHSFGIHVAQMAGMPAQIVGRAGEILKQLESSNRTELNREKIRDAVPQERELALKIFEAGDPKSELIKEKLRAIDVNRLTPIEALLKLNELLKLVE; this is encoded by the coding sequence GTGAAAACAGCCGCTCCAGCTAAGCCATCCGCGAAGAAAAACGAAACGCCCCTCAACCGCCAGTACAACCAGATTAAGGCCAAATATCCGGGGGCGCTGCTGCTCTTTCGCGTCGGCGATTTCTACGAAACCTTCGGCGAGGATGCCGTGCGGGCCAGCAAAATTCTGGGCATCACGCTTACCAAGCGCAACAACGGCGGGTCGAATGAGGAGCTGGCTGGTTTTCCGCACCATTCGCTCGATACGCACCTGCCTAAACTGGTTCGGGCGGGGGAGCGCGTCGCCATCTGCGACCAGCTGGAAGACCCCGCGCTGGCCAAAGGTATTGTTCGGCGGGGCGTTACTGAACTGGTAACGCCTGGCGTTTCCTACAACGATAACGTACTCGACACCCGACGCAACAACTACCTCGCAGCCGTCCATTTCGGCAAGGGAGATGATGAGTTCGGCGTGTCGTTTCTCGATATTTCGACGGGTGAGTTTCTCGCGTCGCAGGGCAACGCGGCTTACGTCGATAAGCTGTTGCAGAGTTTCAATCCGTCGGAGGTGCTGTATTGCAAGCGCAACCGGCAGGAGTTCGGCGCGCTCTTCGGCGATAAGTTTCACACCTACACCCTCGAAGACTGGGCCTTCACCTACGATTTCGGCTACAACTTCCTACGCCAGCATTTCCAAACAACCTCGCTCAAAGGATTCGGCATTGAGGGGCTTCCGGATGGTGTCATCGCGGCCGGGGTAATTCTGTACTACCTCAACGAAACCGAACATAAAGACCTTCAGCACATTACGCGGGTGACGCGGCTGGAAGAGGACCGCTACGTGTGGCTCGACCGCTTCACCATCCGCAACCTCGAACTGACGGCCGCGCAGCAGGAGGGGGGCGTTCCGCTGATTCAGATCCTCGATCAGACCGTGACGCCGATGGGGGCGCGGCTGCTCCGCAAATGGCTCAGCCTGCCGCTCAAAGAAAAAGCCCTGATCGACGAACGGCTGAACATGGTGGACCTGCTCGTACAGGACCCCGATTTGGCCGACACGATGGTTGGTCACCTCCGGCAGATCGGCGATCTGGAACGGCTGGTGTCGAAAGTGGCGGTCCGGCGCATCAATCCGCGCGAACTACTGCAACTCAAACGGTCGCTGCAACACGTGCTGCCGATCAAGGAAATGCTGATAACGGCACTCACGCAGACTGAGTCGGGGTCGCTGAAGAAGTACGCCGATCAGCTGAACCCCGTCGCGTTTCTGATCGATCGCATCGAAGCCGAATTGCGCGAAGACCCACCGACGCTCTCGAATCAGGGCGGCATGATTAAGCAGGGCATCAACGCCGAACTCGACGAGCTGACGGCCATTGCGTATTCAGGCAAGGATTACCTGGTGCAGTTGCAGGAGCGCGAGATCGAACGGACGGGTATTACGTCGCTCAAGATTTCGTACAACAAGGTGTTCGGCTACTACCTCGAAGTAACCCATGCCCACAAAAACCGCGTGCCTGAGGACTGGATTCGCAAGCAGACGCTGGTCAATGCCGAACGCTACGTCACGCCCGAACTGAAAGAGTACGAAGAGAAAATTCTGAACGCCGAAGAGCAGATTTTCCAGATTGAAGCCCGGATGTTTGGTGAGTTGGTGCTGTCGGCTGGCGAGTACGTCGGGGCCATTCAGCAGAACGCCCGCGCCCTGTCGGTGCTCGACGTGCTGTCGTCGTTTGCGCGGGTGGCGGTGAAAAATAAGTACGTTCGGCCTGACATCAGTGAAAGCAAAGTGCTGAATATCAAAGACGGTCGGCACCCGGTGATTGAGCAGCAGCTCCCCCCCGGCGAACCGTACATCCCGAACGATATTTACCTCGACGACGAAACCCAGCAGATCATCATTATCACTGGGCCAAACATGGCCGGTAAGTCGGCCCTGCTGCGACAAACGGCGCTGATCGTGCTGATGGCGCAGTCGGGCAGTTTCGTCCCGGCATCGTCGGCGGAGATTGGGTTGGTCGACAAGATTTTTACCCGCGTCGGGGCTAGTGATAACCTGTCGCGGGGGGAAAGCACGTTCATGGTTGAGATGACTGAAACGGCCAGTATCCTCAACAACCTGAGCGAGCGTAGCCTGGTGCTGATGGATGAAATTGGGCGGGGAACCAGTACTTACGATGGCGTGTCCATCGCCTGGGCCATCACCGAGTACCTGCACAACAAAACCGATTGTCGCCCCAAAACGCTGTTCGCCACCCACTACCACGAACTTAACGACCTCGCTGCCGATAACCCGCGCATCAAGAATTTCAACGTGGCGGTGAAGGAAATGGGCAATAAAGTAATCTTCCTGCGAAAGCTAAAGGAAGGAGGTTCAGAGCACAGTTTCGGTATTCACGTCGCGCAGATGGCCGGTATGCCCGCGCAGATCGTGGGCCGGGCGGGAGAGATTCTGAAGCAGCTCGAATCGTCAAACCGGACGGAGTTGAACCGAGAAAAAATCCGTGATGCGGTGCCGCAGGAGCGGGAACTGGCGCTGAAAATTTTCGAAGCGGGCGACCCTAAATCCGAGCTAATCAAAGAGAAACTCCGCGCCATCGACGTCAACCGCCTGACGCCCATTGAAGCCCTGTTAAAGCTGAATGAGCTGCTCAAACTGGTAGAGTGA
- a CDS encoding GntP family permease has product MATVYPLVLLIASIGFIIWLTAYKRVNAFFALLLAALGVGLLSGQPLDSIAGTLKTGFGHTMEKIGLLIILGTTLGVILERTGATLSMANRILRMVDERNAPLAIALTGFVIGFPIFCDSGFIILSGLNQSLVRKTRMPMPVMAAALATSLYAVHCLVPPHPGITAALGTMGGDVGMVMLVGLGLAIPAAAVGYGWSIWRGKTVSYDPTDAVPEPVTDEQLPSAGLSFLPVVLPIVLIAAKSLALLIVPAQQAAETLGWRLLVFVGEPVVALGVGIIASLLLIRSQHRSEVTHWLTEGVDKAGMIVAIIAGGGMFGEMLQVTGIGKSLGEALSGLPLGIFFPFLIAALLKTAQGSSTVAVITAASLVTPLLAGLGLQSPMGVTLAVLSMGAGSMVVSHANDAYFWVISRFSDLPTATMFRVYSLATIAMGVVVQLLIWGLFLVLK; this is encoded by the coding sequence ATGGCTACTGTATACCCACTCGTATTGCTGATCGCCAGCATCGGTTTCATTATCTGGCTAACCGCCTACAAGCGGGTCAATGCCTTTTTTGCGTTGCTGCTGGCAGCTCTGGGGGTCGGATTACTGAGTGGACAGCCGCTGGACAGTATCGCCGGTACGCTGAAAACTGGCTTTGGTCATACGATGGAGAAAATCGGGCTGCTGATTATTCTCGGCACTACGCTGGGCGTTATTCTGGAACGAACCGGCGCGACGCTGAGCATGGCCAATCGTATTCTTCGGATGGTCGATGAGCGAAATGCCCCGCTGGCCATCGCTCTGACAGGCTTCGTCATCGGCTTTCCGATTTTCTGCGATAGTGGCTTTATCATTCTGAGCGGCCTGAATCAGTCGCTGGTGCGCAAAACGCGGATGCCCATGCCGGTGATGGCCGCTGCGCTGGCTACATCGCTCTATGCTGTTCACTGTCTGGTACCCCCGCATCCGGGCATCACAGCCGCGCTCGGTACCATGGGGGGCGACGTGGGCATGGTCATGTTGGTTGGGCTGGGACTCGCCATACCGGCAGCTGCCGTTGGCTACGGCTGGAGTATCTGGCGGGGTAAGACTGTTTCTTACGACCCTACCGATGCTGTGCCCGAGCCGGTGACCGACGAGCAACTACCTTCGGCGGGCTTGTCGTTTCTGCCGGTCGTTTTACCGATCGTACTGATCGCGGCTAAATCGCTGGCTCTGCTCATTGTTCCGGCGCAACAGGCGGCTGAAACCCTGGGCTGGCGGCTGCTCGTTTTTGTCGGCGAACCCGTCGTTGCGCTGGGTGTAGGGATTATCGCGTCCTTGCTGCTCATCCGGTCGCAGCATCGCAGCGAGGTAACGCACTGGCTAACCGAGGGCGTCGACAAGGCCGGGATGATCGTAGCGATTATCGCCGGGGGCGGCATGTTTGGCGAGATGTTGCAGGTGACGGGTATCGGTAAAAGCCTGGGCGAGGCCCTCAGTGGATTGCCACTTGGCATTTTCTTTCCGTTTCTGATTGCCGCTTTGTTAAAAACGGCGCAGGGCTCGTCGACGGTGGCGGTCATCACCGCGGCCTCGCTGGTAACGCCACTGCTGGCTGGTCTGGGCCTGCAATCGCCGATGGGTGTAACGTTGGCGGTGCTAAGTATGGGCGCCGGGAGTATGGTTGTTAGCCATGCCAACGACGCGTACTTCTGGGTAATCAGCCGCTTTTCTGACCTGCCCACAGCCACCATGTTCCGCGTCTACAGCCTGGCTACAATCGCTATGGGCGTTGTCGTACAACTGCTGATCTGGGGGTTGTTTTTAGTCCTTAAATAA
- a CDS encoding cation diffusion facilitator family transporter, which translates to MAASKLPIYSALAANLAIAATKFVAASVTGSSAMISEGIHSLVDTLNEILLLVGIKRSQKPADARRPFGYGKELYFWAFIVSILIFGVGGGVSFYEGITHLQHPQPIEDPLWNYIVLGIAFALDGTSFITALKEFNRQRGTTPFWEAVRRSKDPSTFVVLFEDASDLLGLIVAFLGVFLGHQLNNPVFDGVASILIGLILTAVSLVLARESRSLLMGESMSQDTLQQIVGLVENDPAVSKVLESPSMYQAPEEVILILVIDFNDRLTIDDINKTIPKIRQTIRGQFPLVKRIIIEPGVAGQPTV; encoded by the coding sequence ATGGCTGCATCCAAACTGCCGATATATAGCGCCCTTGCCGCCAACCTGGCGATTGCGGCTACCAAATTTGTTGCCGCCAGTGTAACGGGCAGTTCCGCTATGATTTCGGAGGGTATTCACTCGCTGGTCGATACGCTCAACGAAATTCTGCTGCTGGTAGGGATCAAACGCAGCCAGAAACCGGCCGATGCCCGGCGACCATTTGGCTACGGAAAAGAACTGTACTTCTGGGCGTTTATCGTATCCATTCTGATTTTCGGCGTGGGCGGGGGCGTGTCGTTCTACGAGGGCATTACTCACCTGCAACACCCGCAGCCCATTGAAGACCCGCTCTGGAATTATATCGTACTTGGTATAGCCTTCGCCCTCGACGGTACATCATTTATTACTGCGCTGAAGGAGTTCAACCGGCAACGCGGGACAACGCCCTTCTGGGAAGCCGTCAGACGCAGTAAAGATCCGTCGACGTTCGTGGTGCTGTTTGAAGATGCCTCCGACCTGCTGGGGCTGATCGTCGCGTTCCTGGGCGTTTTTCTGGGGCATCAGCTCAACAACCCGGTGTTCGACGGGGTAGCGTCGATCCTCATTGGGTTAATCCTAACGGCGGTGTCGCTGGTGCTGGCCCGCGAAAGCCGGAGCCTGCTGATGGGCGAGAGTATGAGTCAGGATACGCTACAGCAGATTGTCGGGCTAGTCGAGAACGATCCGGCGGTGTCGAAAGTACTGGAGTCACCGTCGATGTATCAGGCCCCGGAGGAAGTGATTCTTATTCTGGTGATTGACTTCAACGACCGGCTCACAATCGACGATATAAACAAGACAATTCCCAAGATCAGACAAACCATCCGGGGGCAGTTTCCGCTGGTGAAGCGCATCATTATCGAACCGGGAGTAGCGGGTCAGCCGACGGTTTAA
- a CDS encoding DUF5602 domain-containing protein encodes MYFAKHVTCLLLVGSLFGCATTDNPTTQPQRVYGPTVTMGSGSARTWFLGDTQGNPASIGLTLSKGALDNLPTTLPETAYMLALPDEATSKTPYKHVMIDWNPNGHEPDNIYTMPHFDFHFYTQPMTETMAIPAYTATTAAKFDNVPGSAYMHADYAKGPGAYP; translated from the coding sequence ATGTACTTCGCCAAACACGTTACTTGTCTCTTGCTCGTTGGTAGCCTTTTCGGCTGCGCTACTACTGATAACCCTACCACACAACCGCAGCGCGTCTACGGCCCTACTGTCACGATGGGCAGTGGATCGGCCCGCACCTGGTTTTTGGGCGATACTCAGGGAAATCCCGCGTCAATCGGCCTTACGCTGAGCAAGGGCGCACTCGACAACCTGCCCACTACGCTCCCGGAAACGGCTTATATGCTGGCCCTGCCCGACGAAGCAACCAGCAAAACGCCCTACAAACACGTAATGATCGACTGGAATCCGAACGGCCACGAACCCGACAATATCTACACGATGCCCCATTTCGACTTCCACTTCTACACGCAGCCGATGACCGAAACGATGGCTATTCCGGCCTACACGGCGACAACGGCAGCGAAGTTCGATAACGTACCGGGTTCGGCTTACATGCATGCCGATTATGCGAAGGGGCCGGGGGCATACCCATGA
- a CDS encoding right-handed parallel beta-helix repeat-containing protein, with the protein MQVLRKAGWHRPTAVACGLLIAVSSAGFGQTTYYVSGSGDDGNSGRSGDSPYRTIDKINSLTLQPGDQVLFRRGDTFRGSLQIRQSGSAGQPIVVDAYGSGNKPIMAGSVVLSNWNNIGNNTWQTSCPSCGSDVTGVYRNGETMPLGRYPNLSDSERGYLNIQSHNDKTQITSRQSLPANFTGGEAVTRPVQWVLDRATITGQNGNTLSLADNGTKYRPNDGWGYFIQKHPATLDQSGEWYYNPADKTIRLFDNQNNPNNQQLTATVFSEAINLTNVSNVTVRNLQIVETLTTGVAVNNGSNVSVSGNELKNLGTDAVTVLGTGSNLLVENNLIQNVNNNGVYIGPYQNVTIRGNTLNQIAMVPGRGGSGDGSYTGLQSLGTANVLIENNVLDYIGYNGISVFSNSTIQRNVVSNFCLTKSDGSGVYSWNGDYGNPGGNRIISNVVFNGLGAPEGTVNDFYAGANGIFLDDCSKNAEIINNTAFNCKSKGLLLRGTTNVVVRGNTSYNNGEEQIRLGYNEPCAFRNNTVQDNIFVSRTPNQLVADYESYANDLNQYGSFDNNRYVSPFQDVFTIQAVWNPGSGLTGKVLTLAEWQAQWNQDRNSSGSPITYSQQTISQTGPTGSITRFQTVPMAGVFGRPTVTAGSTGTTATDSTAGRCACGSRRLPISAIPIRWPLSMSDRCATGRPIRCSSTALRRRLANGCRYTCGSASAAIVT; encoded by the coding sequence GTGCAAGTACTTCGTAAAGCCGGTTGGCACCGACCAACGGCCGTAGCCTGCGGGCTGCTCATCGCCGTATCGTCAGCGGGGTTTGGGCAAACTACCTACTATGTGTCCGGGTCGGGTGACGATGGTAATTCGGGCCGCTCCGGCGATTCCCCCTACAGAACCATCGACAAAATCAACAGCTTGACCCTGCAACCCGGCGATCAGGTGCTGTTTCGGCGGGGCGATACCTTCCGGGGAAGCCTGCAAATCCGGCAGTCGGGGTCGGCTGGCCAGCCCATCGTAGTCGACGCGTACGGGTCTGGAAACAAGCCCATTATGGCTGGGTCTGTCGTGCTCAGCAACTGGAATAATATTGGCAATAACACCTGGCAAACAAGCTGCCCGTCGTGCGGGAGCGACGTGACGGGGGTGTATCGCAACGGCGAAACAATGCCGCTGGGCCGCTACCCCAACCTGAGCGATAGTGAGCGGGGCTACCTCAACATTCAGTCGCACAACGACAAGACCCAAATCACCAGCCGACAGTCATTGCCCGCCAATTTTACGGGCGGAGAAGCCGTTACGCGCCCCGTACAGTGGGTGCTCGACCGCGCAACCATCACCGGCCAGAATGGAAATACGCTGTCACTGGCCGACAACGGTACCAAGTATCGCCCGAACGACGGCTGGGGCTATTTTATCCAGAAGCATCCGGCCACGCTCGATCAGTCGGGCGAGTGGTACTACAACCCGGCTGACAAAACGATCCGGCTGTTCGACAATCAGAATAACCCGAACAATCAGCAGCTTACAGCAACGGTCTTTTCGGAGGCAATCAACCTGACCAATGTTTCCAACGTGACGGTGCGCAACTTGCAGATCGTCGAAACGCTGACTACCGGCGTGGCTGTCAACAACGGGTCGAACGTGTCGGTGTCGGGGAATGAGTTGAAAAACCTGGGTACCGATGCCGTTACGGTATTGGGCACGGGTAGTAACCTGCTGGTCGAGAACAACCTGATTCAGAACGTCAACAACAACGGGGTGTACATCGGGCCGTACCAGAACGTTACCATCCGGGGGAATACCCTGAACCAAATCGCGATGGTGCCGGGCCGTGGTGGGAGTGGCGATGGCAGCTACACCGGCCTTCAGTCGCTGGGAACGGCTAATGTTCTGATCGAGAACAATGTGCTGGATTACATTGGCTACAACGGTATCTCGGTGTTCAGCAATTCGACCATTCAGCGGAATGTGGTGTCAAACTTTTGCCTCACGAAAAGCGACGGGAGCGGGGTGTATTCGTGGAACGGCGATTATGGCAATCCGGGGGGCAACCGCATCATTTCCAACGTCGTTTTTAACGGCTTGGGCGCACCCGAGGGAACGGTAAATGACTTCTACGCCGGTGCCAACGGTATTTTTCTGGACGACTGCTCGAAGAACGCCGAGATCATCAACAACACCGCGTTCAACTGCAAATCGAAGGGGCTGCTGCTGCGCGGTACAACGAACGTCGTGGTGCGGGGCAATACCAGCTACAACAACGGCGAAGAGCAGATCCGGCTGGGGTACAACGAGCCCTGCGCGTTTCGTAACAACACGGTTCAGGACAACATTTTCGTCAGCCGAACGCCCAATCAGCTGGTGGCCGACTATGAATCCTACGCCAACGATCTGAACCAGTACGGGTCGTTCGACAACAACCGGTATGTCAGCCCGTTTCAGGATGTGTTTACGATTCAGGCCGTCTGGAATCCGGGATCGGGCCTGACGGGGAAGGTGCTGACGCTGGCCGAATGGCAGGCGCAGTGGAATCAGGACCGTAACTCCAGCGGTAGCCCGATCACCTACAGCCAGCAGACGATATCGCAGACGGGGCCAACCGGCTCAATAACTCGTTTTCAGACGGTACCAATGGCTGGAGTGTTTGGTCGCCCTACGGTAACGGCCGGGTCGACTGGGACAACAGCAACCGACTCGACGGCGGGTCGATGCGCCTGTGGTTCGCGTCGGCTTCCAATCAGCGCGATTCCTATTCGCTGGCCACTGTCAATGTCGGATCGGTGCGCAACGGGCAGGCCTATCAGGTGCAGTTCGACGGCATTGCGTCGGCGGCTGGCAAACGGGTGCAGGTATACCTGCGGCAGCGCGTCGGCAGCTATCGTGACCTGA
- a CDS encoding Rad52/Rad22 family DNA repair protein has product MDLNVLNAPLTAHEIEWRVQSQTKDGQKIIVVPYITNRCVMQRFDEQFGWAGWNNELKEIDGGFLCTITVTLPDGKAVSKTDGASRTGIEPVKGGISDAMKRCAVQFGLGRALYDFPKVFVETTDKYIPNWATPLLDAMVAKINAGGAVRDIVVLKPEHAKPARAV; this is encoded by the coding sequence ATGGACTTGAACGTATTGAATGCTCCGCTGACCGCTCACGAGATCGAATGGCGGGTACAAAGTCAGACCAAAGACGGCCAGAAAATCATCGTCGTTCCGTACATCACCAACCGATGCGTGATGCAGCGGTTCGACGAACAATTTGGCTGGGCCGGCTGGAATAATGAGCTGAAAGAAATCGACGGTGGTTTCCTCTGCACGATCACCGTTACGCTGCCCGATGGTAAGGCCGTCAGCAAAACCGACGGTGCCAGTCGTACGGGAATCGAACCGGTGAAGGGCGGTATTTCCGACGCTATGAAACGCTGCGCTGTGCAGTTCGGTCTGGGGCGCGCGCTGTACGATTTTCCAAAAGTATTTGTCGAGACGACCGATAAATATATTCCTAACTGGGCAACTCCGCTGCTCGATGCGATGGTTGCCAAAATTAACGCGGGCGGTGCCGTGCGCGATATTGTCGTGCTCAAACCCGAACACGCTAAGCCAGCGCGGGCGGTATAG
- a CDS encoding DUF433 domain-containing protein, with the protein MTHFKHIGADPDILGGKPIILGSRISVELVMQWMASGATPDAIVAKYPNLSKEAVQEAVLYAVPLA; encoded by the coding sequence ATGACTCATTTCAAGCATATAGGGGCCGACCCTGACATTCTCGGAGGAAAACCGATTATTCTGGGCTCCCGAATCAGTGTCGAACTGGTCATGCAGTGGATGGCCTCCGGCGCAACGCCCGACGCTATCGTCGCGAAGTATCCAAATCTGAGCAAAGAAGCTGTGCAGGAAGCTGTTCTGTACGCTGTTCCATTGGCTTAA
- a CDS encoding carotenoid oxygenase family protein — protein MAIQHYKVLHDYVRANETVADEYDDVELTLLEGELPADLKGVLFRNGNGRFAHQGVWYDHLFDGDGMISRFAFDGQRVRYRNRYVRTREFLEEEKAGRMLHRSFGTNLPGGLLKNAFRMQFKNAANTSVVWHGGHMMAMWEGGLPHRIDPVTLDTIDRYDYNGVLRNQFSWLDSRIAPELPFSAHPKIHPDTGVLHNFGTVAGTKQRLVLYEVDPQGKAKIGPVIEMDDMTFSHDFVVTQSGHRILFLTPVSFDMPRALLGLTSPAASIKVDRTKPTLILVIDPDGTIHRLTTDFCFVFHFVNGYQNTDGKLIVDGLMLDFFPASDLMKAYLQGNVADDGTGARFTRYVLDLETKQVTHRPLADYEGELPEIHPDLVGKPYKYAWGIGRPISHSRPLADQLVKIDVTTGQGIHAGPDETLPSEPIVVPRPGATAEDDAWLLYLLFDDTTHTTDLLVADAADLTTIARLRLPHNIPLGFHGMWLPEGEV, from the coding sequence ATGGCTATTCAGCATTATAAGGTGTTACACGATTACGTCCGGGCCAATGAAACGGTAGCCGACGAATACGACGACGTTGAACTGACGCTGCTGGAAGGCGAACTACCTGCCGATCTGAAAGGCGTTTTGTTCCGCAATGGTAACGGCCGGTTTGCGCACCAGGGCGTGTGGTACGACCACCTCTTCGACGGCGACGGTATGATCTCGCGCTTTGCATTCGATGGCCAGCGCGTTCGCTATCGCAATCGCTACGTCCGGACGCGGGAGTTTCTGGAAGAAGAAAAAGCGGGACGGATGCTGCACCGGAGTTTCGGTACGAACCTGCCGGGTGGCCTGCTGAAAAACGCGTTTCGGATGCAGTTCAAGAACGCGGCCAATACCAGCGTTGTCTGGCACGGCGGGCACATGATGGCGATGTGGGAAGGTGGACTGCCGCACCGCATCGACCCCGTTACGCTCGATACCATTGACCGATACGATTACAACGGCGTGCTACGCAATCAGTTTTCGTGGCTCGACAGTCGGATTGCGCCCGAACTGCCGTTTTCAGCGCACCCCAAGATTCACCCCGACACGGGCGTGTTGCACAACTTCGGGACGGTAGCCGGAACGAAGCAGCGGCTGGTGCTGTATGAAGTTGACCCGCAGGGGAAGGCTAAAATCGGCCCGGTGATCGAGATGGACGATATGACGTTCTCGCACGACTTCGTCGTGACGCAGAGCGGTCACCGGATTCTGTTCCTTACGCCCGTTTCGTTCGATATGCCCCGCGCGCTGCTCGGCCTGACGTCGCCCGCTGCGTCAATCAAAGTCGACCGGACGAAACCGACGCTGATTCTGGTGATTGACCCGGACGGTACGATTCACCGACTGACGACCGATTTTTGCTTCGTCTTCCACTTCGTCAACGGGTATCAGAATACAGACGGGAAACTGATTGTCGACGGGTTAATGCTGGACTTCTTCCCCGCGTCGGACCTGATGAAAGCGTACTTGCAGGGTAACGTGGCCGACGATGGCACCGGTGCCCGCTTCACCCGCTACGTGCTCGATCTGGAAACGAAGCAGGTTACGCACCGCCCCCTGGCCGATTACGAGGGCGAACTGCCCGAAATTCATCCCGACCTAGTGGGTAAGCCGTACAAATACGCCTGGGGCATTGGTCGACCAATTTCGCACAGTCGCCCCCTCGCCGATCAACTCGTAAAAATCGACGTAACGACCGGGCAGGGTATCCATGCTGGCCCCGACGAGACGTTGCCGAGTGAACCGATCGTGGTGCCCCGCCCCGGCGCAACCGCCGAAGACGACGCGTGGCTGCTGTATCTGCTCTTCGACGACACTACCCACACCACTGACCTGCTGGTGGCCGATGCCGCCGACCTGACCACGATTGCCCGGCTACGATTGCCGCACAACATCCCGCTCGGCTTCCACGGCATGTGGTTGCCGGAGGGGGAGGTGTAG